The following is a genomic window from Gemmatimonadales bacterium.
ATCAACTCCCTCACCGGCACCTCCGTCCTCCCAACCGGCATAGTGCCGGTCACCGCGGTGCCCACCATCCTGCGCCACGGGGACCTCGGTGCGCGCGTTCGGCTGCAGGATGGCTGGCATGCGGTGGACCCGGGAACGCTCGCCGAGTACGTCTCGGAGGCGTGCAACCCCGGGAATCGCCGTCATGTGCTCGCAGTCGAGGTCTTCGTCCCGAGCCCGCTGCTCGCACGCGGGCTCTGCCTCGTGGACACGCCTGGGCTGGGCTCGGCGGTCCAAGCCAACACCCGCGCCACGCGCGAATTTCTCCCGCACATCGACGCCGTCATCGCAGTCCTCGGCGCCGATCCACCGATCTCGGGCGAGGAGCTGAGTTTCATTGCGGAAGCGGCGGCGGGGGTCGAGATGCTGCTCGTCGTGCTCAACAAGGCCGACCGCATTCCGGCGGCGGACCGCGCGGAGGCTGCTGCGTTTACAGCGCGCCTGCTCTGCGAACGGCTCGGCCGCGCGCCGTCGCGGATCTTTGAGGTGAGTGCCCTCGCCGGCCAGCGTGATGGCGTGACGCATGGCGAATGGCTCGAGCTCTTGGCGGCGCTCGAGCAACTGCACGGCCGGGCGGCGGAGGCCGTTCTGGCCACCGCCGAGCGACGCGGGCTCGCCCGGCTGGCCGCCCGACTTACGTGGGCACTCGACGAGCGGCGCCGGGCGCTGGTGGATCCGCTCGAAACAACCGAGGCCCGCGCGCGCGCCCTCGAGGCGCTCGGTGCGGAGACGGACCGCGCGTTGAGTGATCTCGCCCCGCTGCTCGCTGCCGAACTACAACGCCTGACGCGGCAGCTTGCACGCGAGCGGGAGCGCTTTATCAGCGACGTGACTCCGCGCGGCCGGATGCTGCTGGCGGAGCGCACGAGGGCGTCCGGCGCCGCGTTCACCCGACTCGACGCGCTCGCGGCGGCCGAAGCCGTCGCGCGAGCCGTCCTCGAGCCCTGGCTCGAAGTGATGGAGCATGAGGCGTCGGGCCAGTACACCGTCGCCACGCTTCGGTTCCGCGAGCTGGCGAACCAGCTGATGGCGCGATTGCTCGGGTCGGTGCCGGGCAGGAACGGCACCTTCTCACTGCCCGAGACGGCCACCGATGGGTTCGCAACGCCGCGCCGATTCTACTTCACCGCGCTCATGCAGTACCACTACCGCGCGGCACCCGGCCGGCAGCTTGCGGAGCGGCTCATGCCGGCGGCGGTGCGCCGCCGCCGCGCCACCGCCGCCGCCAACTCCTATCTCAATCACCTGCTCGAGGTCAATGCCTCGCGCGTCGAGGGCGATCTCGCCGAGCGGATCGCGGAGAGTCGCCGGTGCCTGGAACGCGCCACGCGCGCCGAAATGCGGGAGGTGCGTCGCGCGAGCCTCGATGCGCTCGCGCGTGCACGGGCCACGCAGGAAGCCGGGGAGCGGGCCGTGGCGCACGAGCTCGGGCAAATCGAGCGCTGGCTGGAGGAAATCCGGGCGCTCATGGACTCGGGCAATCAGGCGCCGTGGCCGGCGGGATCGGGCCACGCAGCCGCCGGCTCACTCGGGTGAACGCAGGCGCGCCGCGATCGCCTCGAGGCGGCTGACCATTTCGGCAAGTGCGGGGTCAATCTCGCGCGCCACGCCCGGATCGACCTCGCCGTAGCCGGCCAGGCCGCGGGATCCGGCGTCTTCCAGATCGACGATCGCACGGCTCACGAGGGCCGCCACCCGCCGCTGCCGCGATTGGACGCGGGGCTCCAGGCCGAGCCGGTCCGCCAGCTCGCCGATGCGCTCACGGAGATCGAGCACGCGGTCGCGGACGGCGGTGCCGAATTGGGGGTTCAGGTCGCGCACGTCCTCGAGCAGCCGCGCCGGGCGAGCCGGCAGGTCGGCAAGGCGCTCGATCTCGCCGAGGGCTTCCTCCAGTTGCTCGAGGAAGACGGCGAGGTGTCGCCGCTGCGACTCGTTGAGCCGGACCGTATTCGCCGGGCGGCGCGATCGGCTCACGCTACGCCGCGCACCGACACCTTACGCGTCCGTGGCCGGCGGCGGCTCGGGCCGCCAGTGCCCTGTGCGCTCGATGTTCCAGGTGTCTCCGCGCTCCTCGGCCGGCATGCCGGGCCGATACATGATGACCCGGGCTCGCTCGAGCGTGATGAGCCCGCCGCCGATCATCTCGTCGAGCTCGGGCAGGATGGCTTCGATTCGCTCCTCCGTGTCCACGCACTCGACCACGATCGGAAGATCGAGCGAGAGCAGCTCGAGCCTGTCGGTATGCAGCTTGGAGCTGGCGCCGAACCCCATGATCGCGCGGAACACGGTGGCGCCGGCGTAATGCCGCTCGCGCAGCAGCTCGACGATGGCCTGGTACAGCGGCCGCCCGTGCCACTTGTCCCGCTCGCCGATGTGGATCCGCATCAGCGTCCGCTCGCCCTTGAATCCGTGCATGGTGACCCTCTCCTAGAGCCCCCGCCGCGCGTTCAGAATTTCGCGCGCGAGGCCGAAGCCCGCGAAAACGCCCGCGAGCGACACCGCCACGCTCAGCACGATGTACAGCGCGGCGCGGCTCGCTTCGCCGTCCTCGAGCAGCGCCGCGGTTTCATAACTGAAGGTGGAGAACGTCGTGTAGCCGCCGCAGAAGCCGGTGGTGAGAAGCGCGCGCACCTCGGGCGAGATGGCCGGCGTCTCCAGCGCGTAGCGCAGCAGGAAGCCGAGCAGGAACGAGCCGGTGATGTTGACGATGAGGGTTCCGACCGGAAATGCCACACCCGACCGCTGCTGCAGGAACGCGCCGAGAAGGAATCTGCTGGCGCTGCCGAGCGCGCCGCCGAGCGCCACGTACCAGATCATCCCGGCTCGCGAGCTTGGGGGGAACGAGCGCTCGGCCGGTGCGTGGCGCGAATTGCCAGGCGGCTACTTCTTGTGACTGATGGAGTAGACGTAGGCAGCCACCATGTTCACCTGGTCGTCCGTGATGGTGGAGCCGCCTCGCGGCGGCATCGGAATGCCGCTCTTCGACTCTTCCTTGGTGACGCCCTTCTTGATGTATGCGACGATTGCCGGATAGCTGCCGTCGCTGTGGAGCCACGTGTGATCCACCAACTTGGTGTTCGGCCCGAGCAGGCCCTCGCCGCTCTGGCCGTGGCAGGCGTAGCAGTTGCCGTCGCCCGTGAAGATCGCCTTGCCCTTGTCCACCATCGCCTGCGTGACCCCGGCGGGCAGACCCTGGGCGCTCGCCGGCACGGCGGCGACGAGTCCAGCGGCGACGAGCAGGCCAAGACGAGTGCGCATGTCCATCGTATGTGCTCCTGTTGCGTTGGGCTCGCGGCCGCCGGTTTTGCCCGGTGCGGGATCAAGGGGCCGAATTTTTGGCTGAATACGAGTTTGAGAATACGCCGGCAGCAGGCCGGGTCAAGGGCGGGAGCAACTCCCGGGCCGACCAGCCTCACTGATTGATCGGACCCGCAAGTTGCTGGGGACGTGGGACTTGGGGCACAGCCACGCGGGCCACCGCCCGCTCCGCTGTCATCCGCCGATGTCGGAGCGGGGCTCAGTTCCTGGCGCCCGCGATGGGCGCGGCGGCGGGGCCGGCCGCGCTCAGCGCCTGCTCGCGCCCATGGAAGATCCCGGGATCGTACGCGCTCCGCGGGTTCCAGAGCACCCACGACTCGATGCCGACGTCCCGGGCGGCGCGGATCTGGGCCCGCACTTCCGCCGGCGTATAGCGCGGCGGCCCCAGCGTGAAGGCCTGGAGGTAGGGACGGATCTCGGCGGCGCGTGCGAGCGGCGTCGTGCGCCGGAGGCCGTCCTCGAGCGCGCGGTGCACGATCTCGTACGGCTTGCTGTTCGGCCGGCTGATGTCGTACATCCCGCGATAGTAGTGGCTCGGGTATACCATCGGCAGCACCACGTCGGCGGTGGAGACGAGATCCTCCCAGTGCTGGCCGATTCCCATGTCGCCCTGCGCCGTGGTCGTGAGGCCGAAGACGTCGATCGTGAACCGTACGCCGAGCGGACGGGTGCGCTGGCCCAGGATCCGGAGGCCGTGCACCACGCCGTCGCGGAGCGTTTCGCCCGAGTCGCGGGAGGCGAACACGGCGGTGGCCATTCGCTGCTTCGGCTCGTCCGGAAAGCGCACGTAGTCATACTGCACTTCCGCAAAGCCTTTGCGCACCGCCTCCGCCGCGAGCTGCGACGCATACACCCATACCGAGTCGTTGAAGGCATCCACCCACGAGAAGCCGAGCCGGTCGTGCCAGAGCCCGCCGCCGGTGCTCTGGATGGCCCAGGCGGCCTTGTGCGAGGCGAGGAGCGGATCCTTCGCGACGACGATGCGGGCGATCGGATAGATCCCGTGCTCCGCCAGCATTCGGAGCCGGGCCTCGACATCCCTCGTGCGAGGCTTGTCGTCGGCGCCGATGGCGACGGCGGTGGGCACGGCGGAGCGGTAGGTGAGATAGCCCGTGTCGTCCTTCACGTCGATGACGAAGGCGTTGATCTCGGTCGAATCGGCGAGCGCCACCAATTGTGCCAGCCGCCCGCCGCCGAACGCCCAGGCATTGACGTAGATCGCGCGGAGCGGACGGGGCGGGTCGACCAGCGGAGGCGCCGGCCAGTGCAGCGTGTCGGCTGCGGCGCCGGGCAGCGAGTGAGCCGGTGCGAGCGGCGTGCTTCCGAGCTCGTCACCCCAATGCGACGCGGTGCGCGCAGGGGGCTCGGCCGGGGGCGAGTGAGGCGAGGCGTTCTGGGCGGCGGCGATTGACATCGGTGCACACAGCGCGACGATGCCGCAGAACACGATGCGCAGCATTCGACACCCCAGGTCGAGGTCCAGGCCGACCAAGGGCGCCAACCCGCAATGTCTCGAAGAGTTGGCGCCCTGCCGTCGCCTGCGTGTAACCGGGAATGTCGATCAGGAGCGCAAATCAGGGGCCGGCGGAAAGTGGCGTGATTTCGATGCGGCGATTGAGCGCACGACCCACGGCCGAGGTATCGGATGTCACCGGCGCGGTGGCGCCGTAGAACTTCGACACAAGGCGCTGGGCGCGAACGCCCTTGCCGATGAAATAGGAGCGCACTGCCTCGACCCGGAGGTTGGCGAGGCGGCGGCTGTCGACGTCCGAGCGGGTGTTCGCGGTGTAGGCGCCGATCTCCACGCGGAGCGCCGGATCGGCATCGAGCATCGCCGCCGCGGAGTCGAGCGCCGGCTGCGCGGTGGTTCTGAGGCGCGCGCTGCCGAGGGCGAACGCATCGCCATGCAGGACGACCGGATGCGCCTGGACGGGTCGGGGCGCCGCCGGCGGCGGGGCCGCGGCCGCTGGCGGCGCGGCCGAGGCCGTGGGCGGGCGCGCCGGCGCCTCTCGCGCCGCTCCCTCCGATGGCGACGCTTCGCCCTTGGCACAGCCCGTGGCGTTCACCGATTCGCCCGACGGAGTGCTGGGGCACTGGTCGATACCGTCGAGCACTCCGTCGCCATCCGAGTCGCTCGGGCAGCCGAGGGCATCCACCGTGGCGCCCTTTGGCGTGTCGGGGCAGCGGTCGAGGCCATCCGCCACCCCGTCCTTGTCGCTGTCCACGGGACAGCCGCTCGCGTCCACGACCGCGTGGGCCGGCGTGTTGGGGCACTTGTCGACGCCGTCCACCACGCCGTCATGATCGCTGTCGAGCGGACATCCGGTGGCATTGACCCTGACCCCGGCCGGCGTGTCGGGGCACCGGTCCACTCCATCGGCGACGCCGTCCTTGTCGGTATCGATGGGGCAGCCGGTCGGATCGACCTGGATGCCGGCCGGCGTCGCGGGGCAACGGTCATCGGTGTCGAGGACACCGTCGCCGTCGGAATCAACCAGGGCCTTGCTGCCGAGCATCAGGCTCGCGCCCAGGTTCACGCCAAAGTTGGTGAGCTTGCGATCGCCGCTGCTGTTCCGGTTGAGCACCCCTTCGCCCCGGACGAGCACGGTCGGGACGATCGCGACGCGGAAGCCGAGGCCGCCGAGGAGCGACGTCGCGGTACCGCAGGGCCCCGCGCCCGGAATGGCCACGTCCGGGCAGTTGCCGCCGTATGTGGTGCCGCCGACCCCGAACTTGAGATAGGCCGAGTTGTTGATGCCGATCGGCACGTTGTAGAGCAACGCCCCGTTGAAGGTCTTCACCGTGACGCGCTGTGAGCCGCTCTCGGTTTTCGGTTTGGCGAACGCCCCCTCCGCCTCGACTTCGAACCGGGCGGGTAGCCAGATCCCGATTCGGCCGAGGGCACCGAAGCCGGTCTTGAGATCGGTGGCGTTGTCGAACGTCATGAGGTCGCCCGCGGCGCCGACCTCGACGATATACTTGCGCGGGGCCTGCTGGCTGAGAGCCCCGGGAGCGAACGTCGCGAGCAAAAGAAGCGGCGCCAGGGCCGTGCACGTCGCACGGCCCCGGCGCCGGCCCGGGGTCCTGCCCCTGAGGTACGTCATCGTACGCGAATAGATATGCCGTCCCTAGGCGGCTGACAAGCGCGGCGGCGGGGTTGGCATCCCCCAGGGGCGCCGCTACGATTCTGTCCCAAGCACCGCCCAGAGCAAGGAGCGCCGACCGATGCAGGTCGTCATCGAATATTGCGTCGTCTGAAACTATCAATCGCGAGCCGCCGGTCTGGCGGCTGAAATCGAGCGGGAGTTTCCCGACAGCGAGATCCGGATGGTGCCCTCGTCCGGCGGCCGGTTCGAGATCGCCCTCGACGGGCATTCGGTGTTCTCGAAGAAGGCCGCCGGCCGCCACGCGGCACCGGGCGAGGTCGTGGGGCTGATCCGCAAGCACAAATCGGCTTAACGGGACGGGATCAGGCGGGGATGCGGATCGCCATCTCGACCGGCGGCGGCGACGCGCCGGGGCTCAATGCAGTCATTCGTGCCGTCGCGCTCTCGGCCCACCGTCGCGGCTGGCACTGCTACGGGATCCTCCGCGGCTACGACGGACTCCTCGCCTTCGACGGCGTGGTCCCGCTCGGCCCCGAGCAGGTCCGTGGCATCACCCACCTGGGCGGCACCATTCTCGGCACCAGCAATCGAGGCAATCCCTTTCACTTCACAGTCCGGGACTCCGAGGGCCGCGAGACCGAGGTCGACCGGTCGGACGACCTCGTGGCCGCGTTCCAGGCGAGCGGCTTCGACGCGCTGGTCTCGATCGGGGGCGACGGCAGCCTCGCCATCGCGTACGAGCTCTGGAAGAAAGGCGTGCCGGTGGTCTGCGTGCCCAAGACCATCGACAACGACGTGAGCGGCACCCAGCGCACCTTCGGCTACGACACCGCGGTGAGCACCGCCACCGAGGCCATCGATCGGCTGCACTCGACCGCGGAGAGCCACGAGCGGGTGATGGTGGTGGAAGTAATGGGCCGCTACGCCGGCTGGATCGCGCTCACGAGCGGCCTCTCGGGGAGCGCGGACGTGATCCTCCTGCCCGAGATTCCGTTCGATATCGAAAAGGTCTGCGCCA
Proteins encoded in this region:
- a CDS encoding ATP-dependent 6-phosphofructokinase, which codes for MRIAISTGGGDAPGLNAVIRAVALSAHRRGWHCYGILRGYDGLLAFDGVVPLGPEQVRGITHLGGTILGTSNRGNPFHFTVRDSEGRETEVDRSDDLVAAFQASGFDALVSIGGDGSLAIAYELWKKGVPVVCVPKTIDNDVSGTQRTFGYDTAVSTATEAIDRLHSTAESHERVMVVEVMGRYAGWIALTSGLSGSADVILLPEIPFDIEKVCAKIRSREAAGRRFSIVVVAEGARPAGGEIVMVERRGPGTVDRLGGIAGQVARAIHERTRKEVRTLVLGHLQRGGSPTTYDRLLALRFGCAAVRTIADRCFGVMVGTSGTTISRVPLADVVGRPKNVPLDSDIVATARDLGISLGD
- a CDS encoding SelT/SelW/SelH family (seleno)protein, which codes for MQVVIEYCVVUNYQSRAAGLAAEIEREFPDSEIRMVPSSGGRFEIALDGHSVFSKKAAGRHAAPGEVVGLIRKHKSA
- a CDS encoding OmpA family protein, with the translated sequence MTYLRGRTPGRRRGRATCTALAPLLLLATFAPGALSQQAPRKYIVEVGAAGDLMTFDNATDLKTGFGALGRIGIWLPARFEVEAEGAFAKPKTESGSQRVTVKTFNGALLYNVPIGINNSAYLKFGVGGTTYGGNCPDVAIPGAGPCGTATSLLGGLGFRVAIVPTVLVRGEGVLNRNSSGDRKLTNFGVNLGASLMLGSKALVDSDGDGVLDTDDRCPATPAGIQVDPTGCPIDTDKDGVADGVDRCPDTPAGVRVNATGCPLDSDHDGVVDGVDKCPNTPAHAVVDASGCPVDSDKDGVADGLDRCPDTPKGATVDALGCPSDSDGDGVLDGIDQCPSTPSGESVNATGCAKGEASPSEGAAREAPARPPTASAAPPAAAAPPPAAPRPVQAHPVVLHGDAFALGSARLRTTAQPALDSAAAMLDADPALRVEIGAYTANTRSDVDSRRLANLRVEAVRSYFIGKGVRAQRLVSKFYGATAPVTSDTSAVGRALNRRIEITPLSAGP
- a CDS encoding putative glycoside hydrolase, giving the protein MLRIVFCGIVALCAPMSIAAAQNASPHSPPAEPPARTASHWGDELGSTPLAPAHSLPGAAADTLHWPAPPLVDPPRPLRAIYVNAWAFGGGRLAQLVALADSTEINAFVIDVKDDTGYLTYRSAVPTAVAIGADDKPRTRDVEARLRMLAEHGIYPIARIVVAKDPLLASHKAAWAIQSTGGGLWHDRLGFSWVDAFNDSVWVYASQLAAEAVRKGFAEVQYDYVRFPDEPKQRMATAVFASRDSGETLRDGVVHGLRILGQRTRPLGVRFTIDVFGLTTTAQGDMGIGQHWEDLVSTADVVLPMVYPSHYYRGMYDISRPNSKPYEIVHRALEDGLRRTTPLARAAEIRPYLQAFTLGPPRYTPAEVRAQIRAARDVGIESWVLWNPRSAYDPGIFHGREQALSAAGPAAAPIAGARN
- a CDS encoding dynamin family protein encodes the protein MTARAPLDALAAIGDEAGVPGTAAEARELAGRLGAGRFYVACVGEFKRGKSTLINSLTGTSVLPTGIVPVTAVPTILRHGDLGARVRLQDGWHAVDPGTLAEYVSEACNPGNRRHVLAVEVFVPSPLLARGLCLVDTPGLGSAVQANTRATREFLPHIDAVIAVLGADPPISGEELSFIAEAAAGVEMLLVVLNKADRIPAADRAEAAAFTARLLCERLGRAPSRIFEVSALAGQRDGVTHGEWLELLAALEQLHGRAAEAVLATAERRGLARLAARLTWALDERRRALVDPLETTEARARALEALGAETDRALSDLAPLLAAELQRLTRQLARERERFISDVTPRGRMLLAERTRASGAAFTRLDALAAAEAVARAVLEPWLEVMEHEASGQYTVATLRFRELANQLMARLLGSVPGRNGTFSLPETATDGFATPRRFYFTALMQYHYRAAPGRQLAERLMPAAVRRRRATAAANSYLNHLLEVNASRVEGDLAERIAESRRCLERATRAEMREVRRASLDALARARATQEAGERAVAHELGQIERWLEEIRALMDSGNQAPWPAGSGHAAAGSLG
- the crcB gene encoding fluoride efflux transporter CrcB, which gives rise to MIWYVALGGALGSASRFLLGAFLQQRSGVAFPVGTLIVNITGSFLLGFLLRYALETPAISPEVRALLTTGFCGGYTTFSTFSYETAALLEDGEASRAALYIVLSVAVSLAGVFAGFGLAREILNARRGL
- a CDS encoding DUF190 domain-containing protein, which encodes MHGFKGERTLMRIHIGERDKWHGRPLYQAIVELLRERHYAGATVFRAIMGFGASSKLHTDRLELLSLDLPIVVECVDTEERIEAILPELDEMIGGGLITLERARVIMYRPGMPAEERGDTWNIERTGHWRPEPPPATDA
- a CDS encoding cytochrome c encodes the protein MDMRTRLGLLVAAGLVAAVPASAQGLPAGVTQAMVDKGKAIFTGDGNCYACHGQSGEGLLGPNTKLVDHTWLHSDGSYPAIVAYIKKGVTKEESKSGIPMPPRGGSTITDDQVNMVAAYVYSISHKK